The Zalophus californianus isolate mZalCal1 chromosome 8, mZalCal1.pri.v2, whole genome shotgun sequence genome has a segment encoding these proteins:
- the LOC113936968 gene encoding neuroendocrine secretory protein 55: protein MDRRSRAQQWRRARHNYNDLCPPIGRRAATALLWLSCSIALLRALATSNARAQQRAAAQQRRSFLNAHHRSAAQVFPEPPESDHEHEEGDLELSLPECLEYEEEFDYESETETETESEIESETDFETEPETAPATEPETEPEDERGPVVPKHTTFGQSLTERLHALRLRSPDASPSRAQPSTQEPQNPRQGEEPKPEDKDPRDPEESEEPKEEKKQQRRCKPKKPTRRDPSPESPSKRGPIPIRRH from the coding sequence ATGGATCGTAGGTCCCGGGCTCAGCAGTGGCGCAGAGCTCGCCACAACTACAACGATCTGTGCCCACCCATCGGCCGCCGGGCAGCCACCGCGCTCCTCTGGCTCTCCTGCTCCATCGCGCTCCTCCGCGCCCTTGCCACCTCCAACGCCCGCGCCCAGCAGCGCGCGGCAGCCCAGCAGCGCCGGAGCTTCCTTAACGCCCACCACCGCTCCGCCGCCCAGGTATTCCCCGAGCCCCCCGAATCTGACCACGAGCACGAGGAGGGAGACCTCGAGCTGTCCCTCCCCGAGTGCCTAGAGTACGAGGAAGAGTTTGACTACGAATCTGAGACCGAGACCGAGACCGAGTCTGAAATCGAATCCGAGACCGACTTCGAGACCGAGCCTGAGACCGCCCCCGCCACAGAGCCCGAGACCGAGCCAGAAGACGAGCGCGGCCCCGTGGTGCCCAAGCACACCACCTTCGGCCAATCTCTCACCGAGCGTCTGCACGCTCTGAGATTGCGGAGCCCCGACGCCTCCCCGAGTCGCGCGCAGCCCAGCACTCAGGAGCCCCAGAACCCCAGACAGGGGGAGGAGCCCAAGCCCGAGGACAAGGATCCGAGGGACCCCGAAGAGTCCGAGGAGCcaaaggaggagaagaagcagCAGCGCCGCTGCAAGCCGAAGAAGCCCACCCGCCGCGACCCATCCCCGGAGTCTCCTTCCAAAAGGGGACCCATCCCCATCCGGCGTCACTGA